One window of the Candidatus Methylomirabilota bacterium genome contains the following:
- a CDS encoding carbohydrate ABC transporter permease: MNSLTRGWRGSRPLFTLYLPTMPFVLFALFPLYFMFVTSFKKNAELYDVTSVPFWIGRGVTFGHYELLSKDTFFWSWFVNSLMVSVAASLISVVLGILAAYPLARLKFPGAESFGVAIFITYLVPPSLLFLPLSTVVNRLGLSDSLWALVVTYPTFLVPFCTWLLMGYFRTVPKEIEECAMLDGCNRLQTLIRILLPVAVPGVICAALFAFTLSWNEFLYSLVFVSPAELKTLTVGVFSELIRGDIYYWGALMAGACIGSFPIVIAYVFFLDYYVSGLTAGAVK, encoded by the coding sequence ATGAATAGCCTGACGCGGGGGTGGCGGGGGAGTCGGCCTCTCTTCACCCTCTACCTGCCCACCATGCCCTTCGTCCTCTTCGCGCTCTTCCCCCTCTACTTCATGTTCGTGACGTCCTTCAAGAAGAACGCCGAGCTCTACGACGTGACCTCCGTGCCCTTCTGGATCGGGCGCGGCGTCACCTTCGGGCACTACGAGCTCCTTTCCAAGGACACCTTTTTCTGGAGCTGGTTCGTGAACAGCCTGATGGTCAGCGTGGCGGCCAGCCTGATCTCCGTTGTTCTCGGCATCCTCGCCGCCTATCCGCTGGCGCGCCTGAAGTTCCCCGGCGCGGAATCCTTCGGGGTGGCCATCTTCATCACGTATCTGGTGCCGCCTTCCTTGCTGTTCCTGCCCCTGAGCACCGTGGTCAACCGCTTGGGCCTGTCCGACAGCCTGTGGGCGCTCGTCGTGACCTACCCGACCTTCCTCGTCCCCTTCTGCACCTGGCTCCTCATGGGATATTTCCGCACGGTGCCGAAAGAGATCGAGGAGTGCGCGATGCTCGACGGGTGCAACCGGCTGCAGACCCTGATCCGGATCCTCCTCCCCGTGGCCGTGCCCGGCGTGATCTGCGCGGCTCTCTTCGCCTTCACGCTGTCCTGGAACGAGTTCCTCTACTCCCTGGTCTTCGTCTCGCCCGCCGAGCTGAAGACCCTGACCGTGGGTGTCTTCTCCGAGCTGATCCGGGGAGACATCTACTACTGGGGCGCGCTGATGGCGGGCGCCTGCATCGGCTCGTTCCCCATCGTGATCGCCTACGTCTTCTTCCTGGATTACTACGTCTCGGGACTGACGGCGGGTGCCGTCAAATAA
- a CDS encoding extracellular solute-binding protein, translating into MAKSSASANPDARRVSRRQFLGTAAGGAAGVTGILAAGRAPAFAQTRELTFLSIASFVPETDKELKRQFEEWGAKNKVKVRLDIIAHLQLQTKKAAEVQSRSGHDLTALGPGLGDADLYFDYLADLNDVAGDVAPKNGGWLNPNDYLIRGKWKLLPWWQPPFPMAVRTDLLEQIGERNPDTWEDWLRIGKKGKAIGHPFGTAMGHSGDANVTLLSILWSYGGSYVGKDGKTITINSKETRQAMEFVKRLYTEAMDPEVLAWDDASNNRCLNAGKCIGIHNPISAYESAKKDKVVVPGTQKEIAEVIDHINTPKGPVDRKATTGFWCVGIWNFSKNVDLAKDFLRYHFQPDNQAKWVDAGHGFNMPFMNNLTKHPVYKSDKQYRFIPEVAKVTVPPSWPGPTTAASQQVWDLYIIPDMFAQYATGKMTLDQAISWGEKEMQEIYAGRRRKN; encoded by the coding sequence ATGGCGAAATCCAGCGCTTCGGCCAATCCTGATGCACGTCGCGTGAGCCGGCGTCAGTTCCTCGGCACGGCGGCGGGCGGAGCCGCCGGCGTCACCGGCATCCTCGCCGCGGGCCGCGCGCCCGCCTTCGCCCAGACGCGCGAGCTCACCTTCCTCAGCATCGCCAGCTTCGTTCCCGAGACCGACAAGGAGCTGAAGCGGCAATTCGAGGAGTGGGGGGCGAAGAACAAGGTCAAGGTGCGGCTCGACATCATCGCCCACCTCCAGCTCCAAACGAAGAAGGCCGCCGAGGTCCAGTCGCGCTCGGGTCACGACCTCACCGCCCTCGGCCCCGGCCTCGGCGACGCCGATCTCTACTTCGACTACCTGGCGGACCTGAATGACGTGGCCGGCGACGTGGCGCCCAAGAACGGCGGGTGGCTGAATCCCAACGACTACCTCATCCGCGGTAAGTGGAAGCTCCTTCCGTGGTGGCAGCCGCCGTTCCCCATGGCCGTGCGTACCGACCTGCTTGAGCAGATCGGCGAGAGGAACCCGGACACCTGGGAGGACTGGCTGCGTATCGGCAAGAAAGGCAAGGCCATCGGACATCCGTTCGGTACCGCCATGGGCCACAGCGGCGACGCCAACGTCACCCTGCTGTCGATCCTGTGGTCCTACGGCGGCTCCTACGTGGGCAAGGACGGCAAGACGATCACCATCAATTCGAAAGAGACACGGCAGGCCATGGAGTTCGTCAAGCGCCTCTACACCGAGGCCATGGACCCGGAGGTGCTGGCGTGGGACGACGCGAGCAACAACCGGTGTCTGAACGCCGGCAAGTGCATCGGCATCCATAATCCGATCAGCGCGTACGAATCCGCCAAGAAGGACAAGGTCGTCGTGCCGGGGACGCAGAAGGAGATCGCGGAGGTCATCGATCACATCAACACACCGAAGGGCCCCGTGGACCGCAAGGCGACCACCGGTTTCTGGTGCGTGGGGATCTGGAACTTTTCCAAGAACGTGGACCTGGCCAAGGACTTCCTGCGCTACCACTTCCAGCCCGACAACCAGGCCAAGTGGGTGGACGCGGGCCACGGGTTCAACATGCCGTTCATGAACAACCTGACCAAGCACCCCGTGTACAAGAGCGACAAACAGTACCGGTTCATTCCCGAGGTCGCCAAGGTGACGGTGCCGCCCTCCTGGCCGGGTCCGACCACCGCGGCCTCGCAACAGGTCTGGGACCTCTACATCATCCCCGACATGTTCGCGCAGTACGCGACGGGCAAGATGACGCTCGACCAGGCAATCAGCTGGGGCGAGAAGGAGATGCAGGAGATCTACGCCGGCCGCCGGCGCAAGAACTGA
- a CDS encoding ATP-binding protein, translated as MLGRLVHALRSRIALKLTLTLVGFVAVTMMLVGVYLSRGLERVAIESIEARLGTAAQVLEDETRLALRTDGGGGAIQAFAERAARRTTSRVTVIAPDGLVLADSDRRPEDVAQMEDHAGRPEVRAALQGGVGRDVRRSGTLGRPFIYVAVPVAESGRVAGVLRLAAPLEAATPAYESLRGVMVAGGAVALVVALGIGLFVAGRVTRPVVEMEDVARQMSEGNFQVRASVRSPDEIGTLGRSLNVMAGRLREKIDDLEREQAKATAILDAMVEGVIATDGHDHIILMNERARGIFGLGPARVERRPLLEVIRNVDLHGLLNESRAGAHGTLVSREIKLPEPSERVLQVHAVPLRFTGDESGVVIILHDITELRRLEQVRTEFVANVSHELRTPLTAIQGYLETLLDGALEEPEHARKFLEVVFRHTERLGRLTDDLTDLSNIELGRISLRIGATSLAEVTESALAIIQPRAMSGRVTVEASLSADLPAVLADRDRLAQILINLVDNAVKYTPRGGHVKVVAERLPSGMVEVAVRDTGVGVPKADLPRLTERFYRVDKARSRELGGTGLGLAIVKHLVLAHGGELGIESELWKGTTVRFTLPAAKTG; from the coding sequence ATGCTCGGCCGGCTCGTCCACGCCCTCCGCAGCCGCATCGCCCTCAAGCTCACCCTGACGCTCGTGGGCTTCGTCGCGGTGACCATGATGCTCGTGGGCGTCTATCTCTCCCGGGGTCTCGAGCGCGTGGCCATCGAGTCCATCGAGGCGCGCCTCGGCACGGCGGCCCAGGTGCTCGAGGACGAGACCCGGCTGGCCCTCCGGACGGACGGGGGTGGCGGCGCCATTCAGGCTTTTGCCGAGCGCGCCGCGCGACGCACGACCTCTCGGGTGACCGTCATCGCGCCTGACGGGCTCGTCCTGGCCGACTCCGATCGGAGGCCGGAAGACGTGGCCCAAATGGAAGACCACGCGGGGCGGCCCGAGGTGCGCGCCGCCCTCCAGGGCGGCGTCGGCCGCGACGTGCGGCGCTCCGGCACGCTTGGGAGGCCGTTCATCTACGTCGCGGTGCCCGTGGCGGAGTCTGGCCGGGTGGCGGGGGTCCTGCGGCTGGCCGCGCCGCTCGAGGCGGCCACGCCGGCCTACGAGTCGCTGCGCGGGGTCATGGTGGCGGGAGGCGCGGTGGCCCTCGTGGTTGCCCTCGGCATCGGCCTCTTCGTGGCCGGTCGGGTGACGCGCCCCGTGGTCGAGATGGAGGACGTGGCGCGCCAGATGAGCGAGGGCAATTTCCAGGTCCGCGCCTCCGTTCGCTCCCCGGATGAGATCGGCACGCTGGGCCGCTCGCTCAATGTGATGGCCGGGCGTCTCCGCGAGAAGATCGACGACCTCGAGCGCGAGCAGGCCAAGGCCACCGCCATCCTCGATGCCATGGTCGAGGGCGTCATCGCCACCGACGGTCACGACCACATCATTCTGATGAACGAGCGCGCCCGCGGCATCTTCGGTCTGGGCCCGGCGCGGGTCGAGCGCCGGCCCCTCCTCGAAGTGATCCGCAACGTGGACCTGCACGGCCTCCTCAACGAGAGCCGCGCGGGCGCCCACGGCACGCTGGTGAGCCGGGAGATCAAGCTGCCGGAGCCCTCGGAGCGTGTCCTGCAGGTTCACGCCGTGCCCCTCCGCTTCACGGGCGACGAGTCCGGCGTCGTCATCATCCTGCATGACATCACGGAGCTCCGCCGGCTCGAGCAGGTGCGGACGGAGTTCGTGGCCAATGTCTCCCACGAGCTCCGGACGCCCCTCACCGCCATCCAGGGTTATCTCGAGACGCTGCTCGACGGCGCCCTCGAGGAGCCCGAGCATGCGCGGAAATTCCTGGAGGTGGTCTTCCGCCACACCGAGCGGCTGGGCCGCCTGACCGATGACCTGACCGATCTCTCAAATATCGAGCTCGGCCGAATCTCCCTGCGCATCGGAGCGACCAGTCTCGCGGAGGTGACGGAGTCGGCCCTGGCCATCATCCAGCCGCGAGCCATGTCAGGTCGCGTGACGGTGGAGGCAAGTCTGTCCGCGGATCTTCCGGCTGTCCTGGCCGACCGCGACCGGCTCGCCCAGATCCTGATCAACCTCGTGGACAACGCGGTCAAGTACACACCCAGAGGTGGCCACGTCAAAGTCGTGGCAGAGCGGCTCCCCTCAGGGATGGTCGAAGTTGCCGTGCGAGATACCGGCGTCGGGGTGCCGAAGGCGGATCTGCCGAGACTGACGGAGCGCTTCTACCGGGTGGACAAGGCGCGCTCGCGAGAGCTCGGCGGCACCGGCCTGGGGCTTGCCATCGTCAAGCATCTTGTCCTCGCGCACGGCGGCGAGCTCGGCATCGAGAGCGAGCTCTGGAAGGGCACCACGGTCCGCTTCACCTTGCCCGCGGCCAAGACGGGTTGA
- a CDS encoding response regulator transcription factor, whose product MPSRVLIVEDERDIRDLVLFHLQREGYQVSSASSGEEALRQVRHTPPDLVLLDLMLPAMGGLEVCRTLRQEASTAALPIVMLTAKSDEVDRVLGLELGADDYIVKPFSPKELLARVRAVLRRAKSAPGAARIAIGALTIDQGTRTVTVEKAPLTLTHKEFELLCALADAQGRVLSREFLLDRVWGYSRAGEIESRTVDVHVRRLRVKLGPEGRRILTVKSVGYRLDPMT is encoded by the coding sequence ATGCCGAGCCGTGTGCTCATCGTCGAGGACGAGCGGGACATCCGCGACCTCGTCCTCTTCCACCTTCAGCGCGAGGGCTATCAGGTCTCGAGCGCGAGCAGCGGCGAGGAAGCCCTGCGCCAGGTCCGTCACACCCCGCCGGACCTCGTGCTGCTGGACCTCATGCTGCCCGCCATGGGCGGACTCGAGGTCTGCCGCACCCTCCGCCAGGAGGCCTCGACGGCCGCGCTGCCCATCGTGATGCTGACGGCCAAGAGCGACGAGGTCGACCGCGTCCTCGGCCTCGAGCTGGGCGCCGACGACTACATCGTCAAGCCCTTCTCTCCCAAGGAGCTCCTCGCCCGCGTGCGCGCCGTCCTTCGCCGGGCCAAGTCCGCTCCCGGCGCCGCGCGCATCGCCATCGGTGCGCTCACCATCGACCAGGGAACGCGCACGGTCACCGTGGAGAAGGCGCCTCTGACCCTGACCCACAAGGAGTTCGAGCTGCTCTGCGCGCTCGCGGACGCGCAAGGACGAGTCCTCTCCCGCGAATTCCTCCTCGATCGGGTCTGGGGCTATTCGCGCGCGGGGGAGATCGAGTCGAGGACGGTCGACGTGCACGTCCGCCGGCTGCGCGTGAAGCTGGGTCCCGAAGGGCGCCGGATCCTCACGGTCAAGAGCGTCGGGTACCGCCTGGACCCGATGACGTGA
- a CDS encoding MBL fold metallo-hydrolase: MRVRVRSRLLVCLLTAGALAACTGVGKESIPGQPAHHVEGGFRNTNPAFERPSAAARFAFILKRAWASARTIDVPRVANDGAALRANGSESTVTWVGHATVLLQLDGVNLLTDPHWGGRASPVAFAGPKRLQAPGLAFEDLPRIHVVVLSHDHFDHLDLGTVKRLAADRDPVFVVPLGLKSWLEGQGITRVVELDWWKEFEYRGLRIVCTPAQHFSQRSPWDSNTRLWASWAVLGSSRRVYFSGDTGYFDGFREIGERLGPFDLTALAIGAYMPPSIMRFVHLTPEQAVAAFQDLRGRTLLGIHWGTFDLADEPLEEPPARMLAEAARRRVPPDRAWIMKLGETRRW; the protein is encoded by the coding sequence GTGCGAGTCCGCGTGCGGTCACGCCTGCTCGTCTGCCTGCTGACCGCGGGGGCCCTGGCCGCATGCACCGGGGTAGGCAAGGAGTCTATTCCCGGCCAGCCCGCCCATCACGTCGAGGGCGGCTTCCGCAATACCAACCCGGCCTTCGAGCGCCCGTCTGCCGCGGCCCGCTTCGCCTTCATCTTGAAGCGGGCCTGGGCCTCGGCGAGGACGATCGATGTTCCCCGAGTGGCCAACGACGGCGCCGCACTTCGCGCGAATGGCTCCGAGTCCACGGTGACCTGGGTCGGGCACGCGACGGTGCTCCTGCAGCTCGACGGGGTGAACCTGCTCACGGATCCGCACTGGGGAGGGCGGGCGAGCCCCGTAGCCTTCGCGGGACCGAAGCGGCTGCAGGCCCCGGGCCTCGCCTTCGAGGACTTGCCGCGCATCCACGTGGTCGTCCTGTCCCACGATCACTTCGATCACCTCGATCTGGGCACGGTCAAGCGGCTGGCCGCCGACCGCGACCCAGTGTTCGTGGTGCCCCTCGGTCTCAAGAGCTGGCTCGAGGGGCAGGGGATCACGCGCGTGGTCGAGCTGGACTGGTGGAAGGAGTTCGAGTATCGCGGCCTCCGCATCGTGTGCACGCCCGCCCAGCACTTCTCCCAGCGGAGCCCGTGGGATTCGAATACGCGGCTCTGGGCCTCGTGGGCCGTCTTGGGGTCTTCACGTCGAGTCTATTTCAGCGGCGACACGGGCTACTTCGACGGCTTCCGCGAGATCGGCGAGCGACTGGGCCCCTTCGATCTCACCGCCCTCGCCATCGGCGCCTATATGCCGCCCTCCATCATGCGCTTCGTCCACTTGACTCCCGAGCAGGCGGTGGCGGCCTTTCAGGATCTCCGTGGCCGGACCCTGCTCGGCATCCACTGGGGTACGTTCGATCTCGCGGACGAGCCGCTGGAGGAGCCGCCCGCGCGCATGCTCGCAGAGGCCGCGCGCCGCAGGGTGCCGCCCGATCGCGCCTGGATCATGAAGCTCGGTGAGACGCGCCGCTGGTAA
- a CDS encoding helix-turn-helix domain-containing protein has product MSTVLPIVVRDSAAAESGRLYRSVMARVETPLLRHALELSAGNQLKAARLLGINRNTLRKRLRLLGLLPVARSNSGNGAKSA; this is encoded by the coding sequence TTGAGCACAGTCCTCCCGATCGTCGTGCGTGATTCCGCGGCGGCGGAGAGCGGTCGGCTGTATCGGAGCGTCATGGCGAGAGTGGAGACCCCGCTCCTGCGGCATGCCCTCGAGCTGTCGGCCGGCAACCAGCTGAAGGCGGCTCGCTTGCTCGGGATCAACCGCAATACCCTGCGCAAGCGGCTGCGGCTGCTCGGGCTCTTGCCGGTGGCCCGCTCGAACAGCGGCAACGGGGCGAAGTCGGCCTGA
- a CDS encoding helix-turn-helix domain-containing protein, giving the protein MDRAAALQRIRQAREAKGLSYDDLGKAIGTKDTMYIAAALHGQHRLNAEEAKKLAQAVGIDAETAMATTAMPLRTDFPLTTDPFKYRLMELVGVYGDALRERSNELWGDGILSAIDCKVTLEKKGERGVITIDAKFLHYKEF; this is encoded by the coding sequence ATGGACCGAGCAGCGGCGCTCCAGAGAATCCGGCAGGCCCGAGAGGCCAAGGGCCTCTCCTACGACGACCTCGGCAAGGCCATCGGGACCAAGGACACCATGTACATCGCGGCGGCCCTCCACGGGCAGCACCGTTTGAATGCCGAGGAGGCCAAGAAGCTCGCCCAGGCCGTCGGGATCGACGCGGAGACGGCCATGGCGACCACCGCCATGCCGCTCCGCACCGACTTTCCCCTGACCACGGATCCCTTCAAGTATCGGCTCATGGAGCTGGTGGGAGTATACGGAGATGCCCTCCGGGAACGCTCCAACGAGCTCTGGGGCGATGGCATTCTCTCGGCCATCGACTGCAAGGTGACGCTCGAGAAGAAAGGCGAGCGCGGCGTCATCACGATCGACGCGAAGTTCCTGCACTACAAGGAGTTCTAG
- a CDS encoding ABC transporter ATP-binding protein: MAFLEIDHATKFFPDPDGRGQLCVFRDVAFGVERGEFVTMVGHSGCGKSTLLNIIAGLETASLGGVVLEGREISGPGMDRMVVFQNFSLMPWMTVTQNVRLAVRSAYPSWPSRKIEEWVQRYVEMVGLTGAENKRPSALSGGMKQRVGLARAFATEPKVLLLDEPFAQIDALTRGVIQEELVRMWTASRNTVFMVTHDVDEAILLSDRVALMTNGPDARLAEIVEVKIPRPRFRSSIIDDPEYARLRSHIIHFLVERSRHLQEQALADAQAEGSHATGELLPTR; encoded by the coding sequence ATGGCCTTTCTCGAGATCGATCACGCCACCAAGTTCTTTCCCGACCCCGACGGGCGGGGGCAGCTCTGCGTCTTCCGCGACGTCGCCTTCGGGGTGGAGCGGGGCGAGTTCGTGACCATGGTGGGCCATTCCGGCTGCGGCAAGAGCACGCTCTTGAACATCATCGCGGGGCTGGAGACGGCCTCCCTGGGCGGCGTGGTGCTGGAGGGCCGGGAGATCAGCGGACCCGGGATGGACCGCATGGTCGTCTTCCAGAACTTCTCGCTCATGCCCTGGATGACGGTGACCCAGAACGTGCGACTGGCCGTGCGCTCCGCGTATCCTTCGTGGCCGTCGCGCAAGATCGAGGAGTGGGTGCAGCGCTACGTGGAGATGGTCGGCCTCACGGGGGCCGAGAACAAGCGGCCGTCGGCCCTCTCGGGAGGCATGAAGCAGCGCGTGGGCCTGGCCCGGGCCTTCGCCACCGAGCCCAAGGTGCTCCTGCTCGACGAGCCCTTCGCCCAGATCGACGCCCTCACGCGCGGGGTCATCCAGGAAGAGCTGGTCCGGATGTGGACGGCCTCCCGGAACACGGTGTTCATGGTCACCCATGACGTCGACGAGGCCATCCTCCTCTCCGACCGCGTCGCCCTCATGACCAACGGGCCGGACGCGCGTCTCGCCGAGATCGTGGAGGTCAAGATCCCGCGCCCGCGCTTCCGCTCGAGCATCATCGACGATCCGGAGTACGCGCGTCTGCGCAGCCACATCATCCATTTCCTCGTGGAGCGCTCCCGACATCTCCAGGAGCAGGCCTTGGCGGATGCTCAGGCGGAGGGGAGCCACGCCACGGGAGAGCTCCTCCCCACACGCTAA
- the ntrB gene encoding nitrate ABC transporter permease: MTAGRRERVRTVVYSLVLLVIFLGAWQALAGAGGKGGKGSGIPGPVAVAQTSWDMLADPFYDRGPNDKGFGLQLGYSLGRLIVGYLAASVVAIMLGVALGSSPALFKAANPFIQILKPVSPLAWMPLFLYTIKNAGQAAVLVIFMSSLWPTMANTAFGVASIRKDYLNVSRLLQLSWPRRFFQVILPAAAPAILAGLRISIGSAWVAIVAAEMLIGGTGVGYFVWNEWNNLALNSVIFAILAIGVVGVLLDFGLGRVAKLVAYTD, encoded by the coding sequence ATGACGGCGGGCCGGCGCGAGCGTGTGAGGACGGTGGTGTACAGCCTGGTGCTGCTCGTCATCTTCCTGGGGGCCTGGCAGGCCCTGGCGGGCGCGGGTGGGAAGGGCGGCAAGGGCTCGGGTATTCCCGGGCCCGTGGCCGTCGCCCAGACGTCGTGGGACATGCTCGCCGATCCATTCTATGACCGCGGCCCCAACGACAAGGGCTTTGGCCTCCAGCTCGGCTATAGCCTGGGGCGGCTCATCGTGGGCTATCTCGCCGCCTCCGTGGTGGCCATCATGCTCGGGGTGGCCCTGGGCTCCTCGCCCGCGCTCTTCAAGGCGGCCAACCCCTTCATCCAGATCCTCAAGCCCGTCTCGCCGCTCGCCTGGATGCCGCTCTTTCTCTACACGATCAAGAATGCCGGGCAGGCGGCGGTGCTCGTGATCTTCATGTCCTCGCTGTGGCCGACCATGGCCAACACCGCCTTCGGGGTGGCCAGCATCCGGAAGGACTATCTCAACGTGTCGCGGCTGCTGCAGCTCTCCTGGCCCCGGCGATTCTTCCAGGTCATCCTGCCCGCGGCCGCCCCCGCCATCCTGGCCGGGCTGCGCATCTCCATCGGGAGCGCCTGGGTCGCCATCGTGGCCGCGGAGATGCTGATCGGGGGTACCGGGGTCGGCTACTTCGTGTGGAACGAGTGGAACAACCTCGCGCTGAACAGCGTCATCTTCGCCATCCTGGCCATCGGCGTGGTGGGCGTCCTCCTCGACTTCGGGCTGGGCCGAGTGGCCAAGCTGGTCGCCTACACGGACTAG
- a CDS encoding CmpA/NrtA family ABC transporter substrate-binding protein — MEAKPENTEAVIDRLVERSVQHAVFGDRRDFFKVVGAGAAAAALADVFPLGAAKALAQAKLGPPEKKDLKIGFIPITCATPIIMAEPMGFYKKYGLNAQVVKASSWAMIRDLSINKESDATHMLSPMPLAISMGIGSQEVPYVMPAVENINGQAITLANKHKGVKSAADFKGFKFGVPFDYSMHNFLLRYVVAEAGLDPDKDIQIRAVPPPEMVANLRAGNLDGYLGPDPFNQRAVYENEGFIWMLSKDIWPGHPCCAFAARKDFAESSPNAFGALFRAIVDATQYAHDKKNRKDIAAAIAPRNYLNQPVEVIEAVLTGQFDNGLGQKMNVPDRVDFDPFPYHSMAIWILTQMKRWGYIKGDVDYAKVAAQVFAADQCREVMKALGYKAPDKNSVTHTFLFGKQKTFDPAKPGEYLSGFAIKRA, encoded by the coding sequence ATGGAGGCAAAGCCCGAGAACACCGAGGCGGTGATCGATCGCCTCGTCGAGCGCTCGGTCCAGCATGCGGTCTTCGGGGATCGCCGCGACTTCTTCAAAGTGGTCGGCGCGGGAGCCGCGGCCGCCGCCCTCGCCGACGTCTTCCCTCTCGGCGCGGCCAAGGCGCTGGCCCAGGCCAAGCTCGGGCCGCCCGAGAAGAAGGACCTCAAGATCGGGTTCATCCCCATCACGTGCGCGACCCCCATCATCATGGCCGAGCCCATGGGCTTCTACAAGAAATACGGCCTCAATGCCCAGGTGGTGAAGGCCTCGAGCTGGGCCATGATCCGCGACCTCTCCATCAACAAGGAGAGCGACGCCACCCACATGCTCTCGCCCATGCCGCTGGCCATCAGCATGGGCATCGGGTCGCAGGAAGTACCCTACGTGATGCCCGCCGTCGAGAACATCAACGGCCAGGCCATCACCCTGGCCAACAAGCACAAGGGCGTGAAGAGCGCCGCCGATTTCAAGGGCTTCAAGTTCGGCGTGCCCTTCGACTACTCGATGCACAATTTTCTGCTCCGCTATGTGGTCGCGGAGGCCGGGCTCGATCCCGACAAGGACATCCAGATCCGCGCGGTGCCGCCCCCCGAGATGGTGGCGAATCTCCGGGCGGGCAACCTCGACGGCTACCTCGGCCCCGATCCGTTCAACCAGCGCGCGGTATACGAGAACGAGGGCTTCATCTGGATGCTGTCGAAGGACATCTGGCCCGGCCATCCCTGCTGCGCCTTCGCCGCGCGCAAGGACTTCGCGGAGAGCTCGCCGAATGCCTTCGGCGCGCTCTTCCGCGCCATCGTGGACGCGACCCAGTACGCGCACGACAAGAAGAATCGCAAGGACATCGCCGCCGCCATCGCCCCGCGCAACTACCTCAACCAGCCCGTGGAGGTGATCGAGGCGGTGCTCACGGGGCAGTTCGACAACGGCCTCGGCCAGAAGATGAACGTGCCGGACCGCGTGGACTTCGATCCGTTCCCGTATCACTCCATGGCCATCTGGATCCTCACCCAAATGAAGCGCTGGGGCTACATCAAGGGTGACGTCGACTATGCCAAGGTGGCGGCCCAGGTCTTCGCGGCGGACCAGTGTCGGGAGGTGATGAAGGCGCTCGGTTACAAGGCGCCAGATAAGAATTCCGTCACACATACGTTCCTGTTCGGCAAGCAGAAGACCTTCGACCCCGCGAAGCCCGGTGAGTATCTGAGCGGCTTCGCCATCAAGCGGGCCTGA
- the hpxZ gene encoding oxalurate catabolism protein HpxZ produces the protein MNLPDIVAEVTAAFDRYEKALDANDIEVLDSCFWRDPRVIRYSLTDNAYGFAAIHASRLARPKMDLRRVLKNTVITTFGRDLATANTEFQRLESGREGRQSQTWVRMPEGWRVVSAHVSFMPTS, from the coding sequence ATGAATCTGCCCGATATTGTCGCCGAGGTGACCGCGGCCTTCGATCGCTACGAGAAAGCGCTCGACGCGAACGACATCGAGGTCCTGGATTCCTGTTTCTGGAGGGACCCGCGCGTCATTCGCTACTCGCTGACGGACAATGCCTATGGCTTCGCGGCCATCCATGCCTCGCGACTCGCGCGACCGAAAATGGATCTGCGCCGGGTCCTCAAGAACACCGTCATCACCACCTTCGGGCGCGACCTCGCGACGGCCAACACCGAGTTTCAGCGGCTCGAGTCAGGGCGGGAGGGTCGCCAGAGCCAGACCTGGGTTCGTATGCCTGAGGGCTGGCGCGTTGTGAGCGCCCACGTCTCTTTCATGCCCACATCGTAG